The nucleotide sequence CAGGAAGAGGATCATCGCGGCGTAGGGGAAGACGGCGTGGAAGTTGTGCCCGAAGTTGCCCAGGTGCGGATTCACGTACGCCTGGGACAGCACCTCCAGCAGCCCCAGCATGAACGCGGCGACCACCGCGCCCGCCACGGACTCCAGCCCGCCGACGATGATGGCCGGGAAGGCCCGCAGCGCCACGTAGCCCAGGTTCGAGTCCACCGAGCGGGGGAACATCCCCAGGAAGATGCCGGCCACCGCGGCCGTGGCCCCGGCCAGGAACCAGGTGAAGGCCAGCACGCGGCCCACGGGGATGCCGAGCGCCAGGGCCACCTCCTGGTTCTCGCTCGCCGCGCGCATCGCCACGCCCAGCGGCGTGCGCTGCACCAGCGTGTGCAGGATGACGAGCACCGCCGTCGTCGCGCCCAGCGACACCAGCGACGACAGGAGCACCGTGGCGTCACCCACCTGTACCTCCGCCATGGACTCCCACGGGGTGGGCATGCCTCGCGTGTCCGTGCCGAAGGCGATGACGATGGCGGCGCGCAGCAGCAGCCCGAGGAACAGGGTGAGGATGATGGTGGTGAAGACGGGGCGGCCCACCATGCGCCGCAGCACCGTGCGCTCCAGGAGCGCGGCCAGCCCGCCGGTGAGACAGGCGGAGGCGGCGAGCGCGAGCCACCAGGGCAGCACGTCCACCAGCACCGTCATCAGGAAGGCGCCCAGGCTGAGCAGCTCGCCGTGCGCGAAGTTGAAGAGCTTCGAGGCCCGGTACACCACCGAGAAGCCCAGGGCGATGAGCGCGTAGCTCGCCCCCAGCGCCAGTCCCGAGATGCTGAGCTGTAGCAACTGCGTCATTCGCGTGTCCTCGAGTACAGCTCGTCCACCAATTGGGAATGGAGCTCCAGCACCGCCTTGCGCCGCACCTTCAGCGACGCGGTGACCTCGCCCGCGTCCTGCGTCATCTCTCGCGCGAGGAGCCGGAAGGCGCGCACCTGCTCGACGCGGGCCAGGCCCTCGTTGGCGCGGGCCACCTCCTCGTCGATGAGCTTCACCACCTCCGGCCGCGTGGTGAGGTCCGTATAGGAGGTGAAGGCAAGCTTCCGGCGCAGCGCCCAGTCCGTCACCGTCTCCGCGTCAATCTGGATGAGCGCCGTGACGAACGGGCGCCGGTCGCCGATGGCCACCGCTTCCTTGATGTACGGGCTGTTCTTCAGCGCGTTCTGGATGCGCTCGGGCGACAGGTTCTTCCCGCCGGAGGTGATGAGGATTTCGCGCTTGCGGCCGGTGATGCGCAGGTACCCCTCGGCGTCGATTTCACCGATGTCGCCGGTGTGCAGCCAGCCGTCGTCCTTGCGCACCTCGGCCGTGGCCTCCGGCTTGTTGAGGTAGCCCAGGAAGACGTTGGTGCCGCGCACCAGCACCTCGCCGTCCTCCGCGAGCCGGCACTCCACGCCCGGGACGGGGCGCCCGACGGTGCCCAGCCGCGTGGCCCCGGGGATGTTCAGGTGGCTGGTGCCGGCGCTCTCCGTCTGCCCGTAGCCTTCGAAGATGCGCACGCCGAAGCTGTCGAACCAGGTGAGCAGCTCCTGGGAGATGGGCGCCGCGCCGGAGATGGGGAAGCGGCAGCGGCGCAGCCCCAGCCTCTCCTGGAGCGGCCGGTAGACGAGCAGGTCCCCCACGAACCAGGCCAGCCCGTCCCACCAGCGCCGCTGGCCGGTGCGCTCGCGCTCGCGAATTTGCCCGCCCAGCCGGATGAAGGTGTCGAAGAGGGTGCGCTTGAGCCACGAGGCGTCGCGCATCTTCACCACCACCGTGGCGTGCATCTTCTCCCAGATGCGCGGCACCCCCAGGAACACCGTGGGGGAGACCTCGGCCACGTCTTTCTGGACCGTCTCCAGCGCCTCGCCGAAGTGGACCTTCCCACCGACGACGAGCGGCAGCAGCAGGCTGAACAGCTTCTCCGCCACGTGGCACAGCGGCAGGTACGAGACGACGCTGTCCGTCGTGTTCAGGCCCAGCTGCTCCGTGAAGGACGCCGAGCCCTGGAGCATGTTGCGGCTGGACACCAGCGCGCCCTTGGGCGAGCCCGTGGTGCCGGACGTGTAGATGACCATCGCCGCGTCATCCGGGTCGCGCTGGGCGAGCTGCTCCCGCAGCCACGACGGGTCCTGCGCGGCCAGCGCGCGGCCGTGCTCCAGGAACTGGTCCCACGTGCGCAGCCGGGCGTCCTTCACGCCGCGCAGGCCGCGGGGCTCGATGACGATGACGTGCTCGACGGCGGGCGTCTCGGCGGCCACCGTGACGACCTTGTCGTACTGCTCCTGGTCCTCGCAGATGACGACCTTGCAGCGCGCGTCGTTCAGGATGTACGCGACGTCCGGGGGCGGGTTCGTCTGGTAGATGCCGACCGTCCGCGCCCCCAGCACCTGGGTGCCCAGGTCGGCGTAGAGCCACTCCGGCCGGTTGTCGCTGATGATGGCGACCGAGTCCCCCGGGCGCACGCCCAGCTCCCACAGCATGCGGGCCACGTGGCCGACGCGCTCCAGGTACTGGCGGAAGGACAGCTCGTGCCAGATGCCCAGCCGCTTCTCGCGGATGGCGACGGCGTCGGGGTGCAGCTCGGCCTTCTGCCAGAGCTGGCCTGGCAGGCTCATGGGCAGGGCAGGGGTCATGCCGCCACCGCCCCGCCCACGTAGGCGCTCAGCACGCGGGTGTCCTCGCGCAGGGCCGCCGGCGGGCCGTTGGCGATGACCCGGCCGCGGTCCAGCACCGTCACCTGCGTGGCCAGGTCCATCACGAAGCGCAGCTCGTGGCCGATGAGCACCTGCGTCACGCCCAGCTCGTAGCGGATGTCGAGCAGGTAGTTCGCCATGTCCTCCGTCTCCTCCTGGTTGAGCCCCGCCGTGGGCTCGTCCAGCAGCAGCAGCTTCGGCTCCATGCACAGAGCGCGGCCCAGCTCCACCCGCTTGCGGATGCCGTAGGGCAGCACCGACACGGGCATGAGCCGGAAGTGCTCCAGGTCCAGGAAGTCGATGACCTGCTCGGCCTTCTCGCGGTGGAGCACCTCCTGTGCGCGCGCCTTGCGCGTCCACAGCAGGTTGGCCAGCAGCCCCGACTGGTAGCGCTGGTGTCGTCCGAGCAGGAGGTTCTCCAGCACGGTGAGGTGCTCGAAGAGCGCCAGGTTCTGGAACATCC is from Pyxidicoccus xibeiensis and encodes:
- a CDS encoding branched-chain amino acid ABC transporter permease, producing the protein MTQLLQLSISGLALGASYALIALGFSVVYRASKLFNFAHGELLSLGAFLMTVLVDVLPWWLALAASACLTGGLAALLERTVLRRMVGRPVFTTIILTLFLGLLLRAAIVIAFGTDTRGMPTPWESMAEVQVGDATVLLSSLVSLGATTAVLVILHTLVQRTPLGVAMRAASENQEVALALGIPVGRVLAFTWFLAGATAAVAGIFLGMFPRSVDSNLGYVALRAFPAIIVGGLESVAGAVVAAFMLGLLEVLSQAYVNPHLGNFGHNFHAVFPYAAMILFLVLRPRGLWGEHEVRRV
- a CDS encoding AMP-dependent synthetase/ligase — protein: MTPALPMSLPGQLWQKAELHPDAVAIREKRLGIWHELSFRQYLERVGHVARMLWELGVRPGDSVAIISDNRPEWLYADLGTQVLGARTVGIYQTNPPPDVAYILNDARCKVVICEDQEQYDKVVTVAAETPAVEHVIVIEPRGLRGVKDARLRTWDQFLEHGRALAAQDPSWLREQLAQRDPDDAAMVIYTSGTTGSPKGALVSSRNMLQGSASFTEQLGLNTTDSVVSYLPLCHVAEKLFSLLLPLVVGGKVHFGEALETVQKDVAEVSPTVFLGVPRIWEKMHATVVVKMRDASWLKRTLFDTFIRLGGQIRERERTGQRRWWDGLAWFVGDLLVYRPLQERLGLRRCRFPISGAAPISQELLTWFDSFGVRIFEGYGQTESAGTSHLNIPGATRLGTVGRPVPGVECRLAEDGEVLVRGTNVFLGYLNKPEATAEVRKDDGWLHTGDIGEIDAEGYLRITGRKREILITSGGKNLSPERIQNALKNSPYIKEAVAIGDRRPFVTALIQIDAETVTDWALRRKLAFTSYTDLTTRPEVVKLIDEEVARANEGLARVEQVRAFRLLAREMTQDAGEVTASLKVRRKAVLELHSQLVDELYSRTRE
- a CDS encoding ABC transporter ATP-binding protein, coding for MALLELDNVGLSFSGVRALDGVTFSIEAGTLHAVIGPNGAGKSSLFNCISGIHRHMEGRVRLGGKDLTGVEPTEIARLGVSRMFQNLALFEHLTVLENLLLGRHQRYQSGLLANLLWTRKARAQEVLHREKAEQVIDFLDLEHFRLMPVSVLPYGIRKRVELGRALCMEPKLLLLDEPTAGLNQEETEDMANYLLDIRYELGVTQVLIGHELRFVMDLATQVTVLDRGRVIANGPPAALREDTRVLSAYVGGAVAA